From Sinorhizobium sp. B11:
CGCGATGGTTCTGCATTTCAGAAACAGGAGAAGACCATGCGACTTTTCGAATGCGGTACGCTCGTTCCCGGCTGCGATTGGCACACAAGGGCCGATAATGATGCTGAAGTTGTTCGCCGCGCCGTCGAACATATGAGAACCGCCCACGGCGAAACGACCATTCGCGAAAACATGGTGGACAATATCAAGGCCCGCATCCGCGACGAGGCGAACGCGGCCTGACCTCAACCTGCAATCTCCGAGAGCCGGGCGAGCAATGCCGCCCGGTCGGAGACGAAATTCTCTTCCACCCACTGGTTTTCCAGGGTCGACAGGATTTCGCCGACCTTCGGGCCGGCCGGTATCCCTGTGGCCATCACGTCCCCACCATTCAACGGAAACTGCGGTTTTTTCCAGATACGCGCATGATCCAGAAGCTTTGAAAGCCGCGCCGAACGGC
This genomic window contains:
- a CDS encoding DUF1059 domain-containing protein encodes the protein MRLFECGTLVPGCDWHTRADNDAEVVRRAVEHMRTAHGETTIRENMVDNIKARIRDEANAA